The following proteins come from a genomic window of Malus domestica chromosome 02, GDT2T_hap1:
- the LOC114821220 gene encoding uncharacterized protein has translation MDYSYPQTRQEDQSQYHHQQQQPYDPSRIQCYDQSYQSYYPYNHPQQYDHQQQYQPYYNPTPTTTTSQDYATSYDATAHHHQYHHEPTSIHPPGVPIPAEQPQTADPDPTHLRNAYYPHGVAEDQKQQVDSGSGSGYGGLNPAAVAALSQLTGNIEAAQRAAQPPIGQTPYRGGGRRGNRPFRGGGRGHFGYNGSRPDGSAAPFRGRGRGQGGGRHFQQYGAASTNPNSASVPAEGVAALMQPPSALVTGQAPLPTQVSSASFWRPPRLAWCELCRVDCNTPEILEQHKNGKRHKKNMLVHEELQKRNKVNTEQQNAQMPNTELKPEVGNPVRVEGFEEKQPLQEKITSGVVTDDNRNETDQQDMGATSEAFAEPGNNSSSQFAGRGRGSKRRMRGGRGGKYIRTNDGSRRPVEPPKPKQVPFICELCNVKCESQVVFDSHVSGKKHLATLKRFQGHRALYGDVGLQALYPPNLNVASTSAARPVQQAVNDPQAPLAQLLVNYVLSQTQAQGSAAPPEPASAVAPVQGTNNGIRNQLDSLIQGAQVVCQDGSQNAVIEQIKNLLQSVQTYCESPAAGNADKNIGNGTSEFNGKEASGPIDTSGAVAIENPGAGEEGSGIALGEECEVAASDPFVQPQPEDQM, from the exons ATGGATTACTCCTACCCACAGACCCGCCAAGAAGATCAATCCCAATACCACCACCAGCAGCAGCAACCCTACGATCCCTCAAGAATCCAATGTTACGACCAATCCTACCAATCCTATTATCCCTACAACCACCCCCAACAATACGACCACCAACAACAATACCAACCATACTACAATCCCACCCCCACCACTACCACCTCCCAGGATTACGCCACCTCCTACGACGCCACCGCCCACCACCATCAATACCATCACGAACCCACATCCATTCATCCTCCCGGGGTCCCAATTCCAGCCGAACAGCCACAAACGGCAGATCCTGACCCCACCCATTTGCGGAATGCGTATTACCCACATGGGGTTGCGGAGGATCAGAAGCAGCAGGTGGATTCGGGTTCTGGTTCGGGCTATGGTGGGTTGAATCCGGCGGCCGTAGCAGCGCTTTCGCAGCTTACTGGGAACATCGAGGCGGCGCAGCGGGCTGCACAACCGCCT ATTGGGCAAACTCCATATAGAGGTGGAGGTAGGAGGGGTAATAGGCCCTTCCGGGGGGGTGGTCGAGGCCATTTTGGTTACAATGGTTCTAGACCAGATGGTTCAGCAGCCCCTTTCCGTGGTAGGGGACGTGGCCAGGGTGGTGGTAGGCACTTTCAACAGTATGGTGCTGCATCAACCAATCCAAATTCAGCATCTGTACCTGCTGAAGGTGTAGCTGCTTTAATGCAGCCACCTTCAGCATTGGTTACTGGGCAGGCACCATTACCAACACAAGTGTCTTCTGCTTCATTCTGGCGACCTCCTCGTTTGGCTTGGTGTGAACTTTGTAGGGTTGACTGCAACACTCCTGAAATCCTTGAGCAGCATAAAAATGGAAAgcgacacaaaaaaaatatgctGGTACATGAGGAGTTGCAGAAACGCAACAAAGTCAATACTGAACAGCAGAATGCTCAAATGCCCAACACTGAATTAAAACCAGAAGTTGGTAACCCTGTGAGAGTTGAGGGATTTGAGGAAAAACAACCCTTACAAGAAAAAATAACATCTGGAGTAGTTACTGATGATAATAGAAATGAAACAGATCAGCAAGATATGGGCGCAACTTCTGAAGCTTTTGCAGAACCTGGGAACAACTCCAGCAGTCAATTTGCAGGCCGAGGACGTGGTTCTAAGCGTAGGATGCGAGGGGGTCGAGGAGGTAAGTATATAAGGACTAATGATGGATCCAGAAGACCAGTTGAGCCTCCCaaaccaaaacaagttcctttTATATGTGAATTGTGCAATGTCAAATGTGAGTCACAGGTGGTTTTTGATAGTCATGTGAGCGGTAAAAAACATTTAGCCACTCTCAAGCGGTTTCAAGGCCACCGTGCTTTGTATGGAGATGTGGGTCTTCAAGCACTTTACCCACCTAACTTAAATGTTGCATCAACTTCAGCTGCCCGCCCGGTCCAGCAAGCTGTGAATGATCCTCAGGCCCCCTTGGCGCAACTGTTGGTGAACTACGTGCTCTCTCAAACCCAAGCACAAGGGAGTGCAGCACCTCCAGAACCAGCATCTGCTGTGGCACCAGTTCAAGGAACAAACAACGGAATCCGGAATCAACTGGATTCACTGATTCAAGGAGCACAAGTGGTGTGTCAAGACGGAAGCCAAAATGCAGTTATAGAGCAAATCAAGAATCTGCTGCAGTCGGTCCAGACATACTGTGAATCCCCAGCAGCCGGGAATGCAGACAAGAACATTGGGAATGGAACTTCAGAGTTTAATGGGAAGGAGGCAAGCGGTCCCATAGATACTTCAGGTGCGGTGGCAATAGAGAATCCAGGCGCAGGTGAGGAAGGTTCTGGAATAGCATTGGGCGAGGAATGCGAAGTTGCCGCCTCAGATCCGTTTGTTCAGCCACAACCCGAAGACCAAATGTAG